The following coding sequences are from one Thamnophis elegans isolate rThaEle1 chromosome 5, rThaEle1.pri, whole genome shotgun sequence window:
- the B4GALT5 gene encoding beta-1,4-galactosyltransferase 5, translated as MMQAQGIMIRENMKTIGAQVYEQVVRSAYAKRNSTGNDSDYPLDLNHSENFLQTTTFLPEDFTYFSNHICPERLPSMKGPIDVNMSEISMDEIHQFFSQDPTIKLGGHWKPSDCLPRWKVAILIPFRNRFEHLPVLFKHLIPLLQRQRLQFAFYVIEQAGNQPFNRAMLFNIGFREAMKDFDWDCLIFHDVDHIPENDRNYYGCGQMPRHFATKLDKYMYILPYAEFFGGVSGLTVKQFKKINGFANAFWGWGGEDDDLWNRVHYAGYLVTRPEGDTGRYKSIPHHHRGEVQFLGRYALLRKSKERQELDGLNNLNYFPNITYDSLYKNITVNLSPELALVSEY; from the exons ATGATGCAAGCCCAAGGTATCATGATTCGTGAAAACATGAAAACGATAGGAGCGCAAGTTTATGAACAGGTGGTCCGTAGTGCCTATGCCAAGAGGAACAGCACTGGAAATGACTCTG ATTATCCTCTTGATTTGAATCACAGTGAAAACTTTCTGCAAACAACAACTTTTCTTCCTGAAGATTTTACTTATTTTTCAAATCATATTTGCCCTGAGAGGCTTCCTTCTATGA AGGGTCCAATTGATGTAAATATGAGTGAAATCAGTATGGATGAGATCCACCAGTTTTTCTCTCAAGACCCTACTATCAAATTAGGAGGCCACTGGAAACCTAGTGACTGCTTGCCTCGCTGGAAA GTGGCTATTCTTATCCCATTCCGCAATCGTTTTgaacatttgccggttctctttAAACATCTTATTCCACTGCTGCAACGCCAACGTTTGCAATTTGCATTTTATGTCATTGAGCAA GCAGGTAATCAGCCCTTTAATCGTGCTATGCTCTTTAATATTGGCTTTCGGGAAGCTATGAAGGACTTTGACTGGGACTGTTTGATCTTTCATGATGTGGACCATATACCTGAGAATGATCGTAACTATTATGGATGTGGACAGATGCCAAGACATTTTGCTACAAAGTTGGATAAGTACATGTATAT CCTTCCATATGCTGAATTTTTTGGTGGAGTGAGTGGCTTGACAGTGAAACAGTTCAAGAAAATCAATGGCTTTGCAAATGCGTTCTGGGGCTGGGGTGGAGAGGATGACGACCTTTGGAACAG GGTTCACTATGCAGGCTATTTGGTTACTCGGCCAGAAGGAGATACAGGGAGATACAAGTCAATTCCCCATCATCACAGAGGGGAAGTTCAGTTTTTAGGAAG aTATGCACTGTTGAGGAAGTCCAAAGAGAGGCAAGAATTGGATGGCCTCAATAATTTGAACTATTTTCCAAATATTACATATGATTCTTTGTATAAAAACATAACTGTCAATCTATCACCAGAGCTGGCTCTGGTGAGTGAATACTAA